The DNA window GACAGGCGCGGAGGCCGTCCCCCCGATTCATAACCTGAATCCATCGCCCCACAGGAGACCCCATGGAAACGCTCCTTCTCGACTCGAAAACCTGGCTGCTCGTCCTCACTGGCGCGGGAGTCTCCGCCGAGAGCGGAGTCCCCACCTTCCGAGGACTCAACGGACTCTGGGAGGGGCAGCCCGTCGAGTCCGTGGCTTCCCCCGAGGGCTTCGCCAAGGACCCCCTGCGCGTGTGGCGCTTCTATTCGCAGCGGCGCGCGGGCGCGGCGGAGGTCTCGCCGAATCCCGGCCACACGGCGCTGGTCGAGTGGGAGCGCCACCTGGGAGACCGCTTCCTCCTGGCCACCCAGAACGTGGACGGACTGCACCGACGCGCGGGCAGTCAGCGCGTGGTGGAGATGCACGGCAACCTCTTCACGACCCGCTGCAGCAACGTCGACTGCAAGCGCGCGCCGTTCCCCGACACCACCGTGTATCCCGATGGCACCGTTCCGGGCTGCAAGGACTGCGGCTCTCTGCTCCGTCCGCACATCGTCTGGTTCGGCGAGTACCTGGACCCCGCGGACCTGGAGCGCATCCAGGGCTTCGCGCAGCGTGCCGTGAGCTCGGGCGGGCGCCTGGTCTTCCTGGCGGCGGGCACCTCGGGCGTCGTCTATCCGGCGTCCGGCATGGTCGACCAGGTCCGCGCCATGGGCGGTGAGACCTGGCTCGTCAACCTGGAGACCACGGAGAGCGCCCTGCGCTTCAAGCACTTCATCCAGGGCAAGAGTGGCGAAGTGCTTCCGAAGCTGGGGCGCCTCGTGTGAGACGGAGGCGCCCTCTCAGCGGACCTACTCGAACACGGTGATATCCGAGCCCGAGTTCCCCGAACGCGGGGGCTTGGGCCTGGACGGTGACGCGGTGCGGACCGCCTCCAGCGTCACGTCCACCGTCTGGCTGTCTCCCGCCACGCGGCTGAAGTTGAGCGAGCGCTCCTCGGACTTGTGGTTCGCGAGCCGGAAGCTGAGCTGGTGCGACTTGTCGCGGGGGAGCATCAACTCGATGGGCGTGGTGCCAATCTGCTCCTCCCCCTCGAAGATGGCGGCCCCTGGTGGCGTGGAGTTGAACTTCACGCGCAACGTCTGGGGCGCCGCGGCCTGAGCCTCGTGGCCCGTGGTACCCAGCTTCGTCTCGGGGTTGTCCCGCGCGACCTCGACCACCTGCTGCGTGGTCGGCGCCTTGGTGTCGCCCTTGCTTCCCAGCACCACCGCGCCGCCAACGCCGAGCAGCACGAGCGGCACCGCGATGAAGGCGATCTTCTTGCCCGTGGACATGCCCTCCGGCTCCTCGGGAAGCGGAGCAGGTGGCGGCGCGGCCTTGGCGGCGCCGGCGCGAACGCGGCTGGCGGACGTGTTGCCGCCCGCGTTCCCCACCTGGCTGCGCGCCACCTGGACGTTGGACGGCGTGGAACCCCGGCCGGGGCCCGCACCCACGCGCGAGGCGGAGCGCACACCGCTGCCACTGCCACCTGGACGTCCCGCGCGACTGCCATGGCGGCTGCCACTGCCTCGCTCACTCACGCCAGAGCTGGCGCCACCGCTGGGCATGGCGTCGAGCTGCTCGGGGCTCGCGTCGATGACGGTGTCCAGCATCGCGTCGATGAACTCCTGCGCGTTCTGGTAGCGGTCGTCCTTCTCGGGGGACAGGGCCTTCTTGAAGAAGGCATCCAGCGCGACGGGGACGGGGGCGCCCTGGCGCTTGCTGTTGACGGGCGGCACCTGCTGCGTGAGGGACGCGGTGAGCGCCTTTCGCACGGTGTTCGCCCCGAACGGCGAGCTGCCCGTGAGGCAGAAGTAGAGCACGCCCGCCATCGAGTACAGGTCCGAGCGCTGGTCCACCGACTCACCACCGGCCTGCTCCGGCGGCATGTACTGCGGCGTACCCAGCACCTGGCCCGTGGACGTGAGCTGCTCTTCCTCCTCGGCCTCGAGTGCCTTGACGAGACCGAAGTCCAGCACCTTGACGAAGTCCCGTCCGCTCAGGTCCTGCACCATGATGTTGTGCGGCTTCAGGTCCCGGTGGACGCAGCCCTCGGTGTGCGCGTGGGCGAGGCCCTGGGTGGCCTGCTCGATGAGGCTGGTGGCGCGGCGCAGGGACATGGGGCCCTCGCGCTTGACGACCTCCTTGAGGCTTTCGCCCTGCAACAGCTCCATCACGTAGTAGCAGGTGCCATCGGGCGCGCGGCCGAAGTCGAAGATGGTGATGATGTTCGGGTGGCGCAGGCGGCTGGCGATCTCCGCCTCTCGACGGAAGCGCTCGAAGAACTGGGGCGCGGCGGCGAGTGACGGGTTCAGCGTCTTCACCGCGACGGGGCGCTGCACGGACGTCTGCGTGGCGCGAAACACCATGCCCATTCCGCCCTGGCCGAGCACGCTTTCAATCTTGTAGCGGCCATCGAGCACCTGGCCGATGAGCTGGAGGCTCTGGCCTGCGCAGAGGTGGTCGACGCCGTCGGTACTTCCGCAATGGGGACAGGGGGCAGCCATGTGGGGGCGGAGTATAGGCAGGCCCTGGGCAGGTCCGGAAAGGGGACGATGGGCTCCTCGTTCGCCGGCCGGGCATCTGCGCCATTTCCCAGGGGGCCCGGGGCTGTTACATCCCCCACCGCCATGAGCCTCGTCATCGCCCAGGACCTCAGCCTCTCCTATGGAAAGAAGGTCCTCTTCGACAGTGACAGCTTCACCCTCGGCCCCAAGGACCGTGTAGGCCTCGTCGGCGCCAACGGGACGGGCAAGAGCACCTTGATGAAGATCCTGGCGGGCGTGATTCAGCCCGACTCGGGGTCCCTCACGTACCGGCGGCGGGCCCGCTGGGGGTACCTGCCCCAGGAAATCGCCGGACTTCCGGAGGGCACGGTGGTGGAGGCGGTGATGAGCACCGTCCCCGGCCGAGACACCCTGGAGAGCCGCCTGAAGGACACCGAGGCGGCGCTCGCGGAGGCCTTGGACGAGGAGGACCAACTGGAATTGGCCCAGTCCCTGGCGGACCTGCACGCGGAGCTGGACGACTTCGAGAACCGCTTCGGCAAGCACCACGCCGAGCGCATCCTCAAGGGACTGGGCTTCAAGGACGCGGACCTGCTCAAGCCTACGTCGGCCCTGTCGGGGGGATGGCGGATGCGTGCGGCGCTCGCCGGGCTGCTGCTCCAGGACCCGGACCTCCTGCTCCTCGACGAGCCCACCAACCACCTGGATGTCCCCACGCTCACGTGGTTCGACGGCTTCCTGCGCCGCTCCAACAAGGCGATGGTGCTCATCTCCCACGACAAGGACTTCCTCAACCGGCAGATAGACCGGGTGGTGTCGCTGGAGCTGGAGGGCGTGCGCGAGTACGCCGGCAACTACGACGAATACAAGCGCCTGCGTGCCGAGGAGAAGGTGTTGCTCCAGGCCCGGGCGGAGAAAGTGGAGGCTCGCCGCGCGGAGCTCCAGTCCTTCATCGACCGCTTCGGCGCGAAGGCGACCAAGGCGAAGCAGGCGCAGAGCCGCGCCAAGATGATCGAGAAGCTGGAGAAGGTCCACGTCCTGGAAGAGCGGTCGACGATGAAGTTCCGCTTCCCGGAAGTGGAGCGCAGCGGCCGCGACGTGGTGACGCTCGAGGGCATCACGAAGCGCTACGGCGCCCAGACTGTGTATGACCATCTCTCCGGCCGGGTGGAGCGAGGCCAGCGCATCGCCGTGGTGGGTGCCAACGGCGCCGGCAAGACGACGCTCCTGAGGATGGTGGCCGGAGAGCTGGTGCCGGACTCGGGCACGGTGACGCTCGGGCACAACGTGGTGGTGGGCTATTACGCGCAGCACCACGCGGACAAGCTGGACCGGCAGAACACCATCATCGAGGAGGTCCGTCCGCTCGCGGCCGACAAGCCGGAGAGCTACGTGCGCGGCGTGCTGGGCGCGTTCCTCTTCAGCGGCGATGACGTGGAGAAGCCCATCGGCGTGCTCAGCGGTGGAGAGCGGGCGCGTGTGGCGCTGGCCAAGCTCCTCCTGGTGCCGTCCAACTTCCTGCTGATGGACGAGCCCACCAACCACCTGGACCTCGACTCGGCCGAGATGTTGATTGAGGCGCTGAAGCTCTACAGCGGCACGCTGCTGTTCGTCAGCCACAGCCGCAGCTTCATCAACGGCCTGTCGACGCAGGTCTGGGAAGTGGCGGATGGGAAGCTGACGCCTCACCCGGGCAACCTCGACGACTACCTCTACCATCAGGAGCAGCAGCGCCTGGAGGCGGAGGCCGCCGCGGGTGGCTCGGTGGCGGGGCGGGGCGAGAAGGCTTCGTCTGGTCCCATGACGGAGAAGGAGCGCAAGCGCCTGGAGGCGGAGGCTCGTCAGCGCAGGAGCGTCGTGGAGGGGCCGCTCAAGAAGGAGATTGCCCGGCTCGAGGAGCGCATCGCCAAGGTGGAGGCCGAGCAGAAGGAGCGCGAGGGCCTGCTGGCGGACCCCGTCCTCTACAACGACTTCGCGCGGGCCAAGCCGTTGATGGATGCGCACCGCGAGGGCAAGTCGACGCTCGAGGACCTCTATGCGCAGTGGGAAGTCGCGCAGGAGAAGCTGGCGCAGGCGACCGCGTCGTTGAACTGAGTCCTCCCCTGAGGAAGACAGGAGGGACTGGAGGCTCGTGAGCTCCAGTCCCTTGCCGTGTCATCCCGCCTTGCGCCGCCGCTCTCTCTTGGGCTTCGGCTCGTCGGTGGGAGACGAGGGCGGCTCGCGCAGTTCGTCCGGCATGGGGAAGGACTGGGAGATGCGCGCGGCGGGAGGCGCCGCGTGGGTGCCCTCGACGACGAGTCCCTCCTCGGGCTTCTCCGGAGGCAGGGTGGGCATGCGGATGATGAACGTGGTCCCTTCGCCTGCCTTGCTCTGCACGGAGATGCTGCCTCCGTGGTTCTTCACGATGCGCTGGCAGATGGCGAGCCCCAGCCCCGTGCCCTTCTGCTTCGTCGTGAAGAAGGGCACGAAGATGTGCGGCTGCTGGTCCGAGGGAATGCCCGGTCCGTTGTCGGAGACGCGCACCTCCATCACCTCGCCGCCCGCGTTGCGGAACTCGCCGAAGCGCTCGGGGCGCTCCGTGCGCACGGTGATGCGGCCCTCGCGTGTGTCCAGCGCCTGCACCGCGTTCTGCACCAGGTTGATGAGCACCTGCTTGAGCTGCTCCGCATCCCCATCCACTCGAGGCAGCAGCAGGTCCAGCTCCACCGCGAGCGACACGTTGGCCGGCACGTCGTTCTGGATGAGCCGCATCGTGCGCGTCACGACCTCGTTCAGGTCCGTGGGGCCGAAGCTCTGCTTCATGGGGCGCGCGTAGTCGAGGAACGCCGTCACCACGCCGTTGAGGCGGTTGACCTCCTCGACGATGACCTCGAGGAACTCACCGTCCTCGCCCGGAAGCTGACGAGGGTCCAGACACTGCGCCGCGCCCTTGATGGCTCCCAGCGGATTGCGAATCTCGTGTGCCAGGCCCGCCGCCATCTCACCCAGCGCCGCGAGGCGATCTCGCTCTCGAATCTTCTCGTAGAGCTTCGAGTTCTCCAGCACCGTCGTCAGCTTCTCGGCCACCTCGAGGATGAGGGCAATCTCGTCGGACGCATACGCCTCCGGCACTCGCTCATCCCACAGGTTCAGGAAGCCGATGACGCGGTCATTGCCCACCAGCGGCACGCTGATGCCCGCCTTCATCTGGATGAGCGCCGAGCGCGTGTCGTTCAGCCGCTTGAGCTCGTCGCGGTAGCGCCGGCCTTCCACCGACTGGAGTCGCATCGTCGCGCCGCGCCGCTCCACGTTCTCCAGCAGCACCGCCTTCTGTCCGCTGGCCACCGCGAACAACAATCCGCGCGCCGCCGCCGTGTCCAGGAACGGCACGGGCAAGGGGCCTCGCGAGTCCAACAGCCGGTAGCCGGGCCGGTCCTCCGCCAGCAGGTACACCGACGAGTGTGTCACGCGGCCCGTCTCATGGAGCGTGTCGAGCACGAGCGTCGCCAGCTCCGAGATTTCAATCACGTTGGCCATGCGCGCGCGCAACGTCCCCAGCGCGTCGAGCAACGCGAAGCGCTCGCGGAAGAACAGGCGCACCACCATCTCATCCACCTTGGTGCGCAGCGGGTCCAACAGGATGAGGACCACGAAGGCCGCCACCACGGTGTTGAAGACGAACAGCCCCGCGTCCTCGCCCACCCACGCCGTCAGCACCGTGAAGACCGCCGCGAGGATGACGGCCAGCACCGTCTGCGAGGCAATCTTCCCCAACAGCTCGTGCAGGTCCATCAGCCGCAGCCGCAACAGCGTCTGCGCGAGGAAGAACAGATACAGCGTGGTGAAGACCGGCCCGAGCGTCGGAATCGGAATGACGCTGCTCAGGAAGTCGAGCGCCGAGAAGAAGATGCCCGCGCCCGCTCCAATGGCCAGGTACATCAGCCTCAGTTGCTCGATGCGGGACTCGTTGCTGCGAACCCGGTGGAGGAGCAACGAAACCGAGGCGAGCAGGGAGCCGAGCACCCAGACACCCATGGCCACTCGAGCCCACACCTTGTCGGCCAAGGGGGTGACGGCCACGGCCAGGCCCAGGAAGACCGACAGGACGGCGAGCCGCCGACCTGCCAGGTGTGTTCCCTTGCTGACATCCAAGAACTCGAGGAAGAACCCCACGGCGGCGCCCGGCACGAGCGAGGCCACGAGAATGGTGATGCCCAGGGAGATGCGGTACGCCCAGGGGTAGGCATCGGCGGGGAAGAGGCTGTGGAAGAAGAACGAGAGGTAGTACCCGGCCACCGTCAGGGCGAAGACGGAGTACAGGGTCAGGACCTTGGGTCGGCCCGGGCGCAACAACATGGACACGCCCAGGGCGAGCCCGATGATGGATGCCAGCAGGGCACTCTGTGTCCGGATGTCCATGGGAGCGCGGACAGTCTAACCTGTGTCCGTCTCCGGAAATTTTCCATGCACTCCCGGTTGTCATGGGGCGAGCCCGCGCCCACCTCCCAGGGTCCCCAGCCCTTCGTATGAAGCTCTTCTTCTCCAAGCTCGCCGTCGTCGCTTCCTCGGTCCTCCTGTCCGCGCAGGCTCCCGCTCCCCAGGTCCCCGCCCCAGAGGTGACGGCCTCCGAAGCCCCCACGCCTCACACGGAGAACGCGCCCTCGGAGGCGCAGTTGTCGCCGCCGCCGGACGCGGAGAAGGCCCCGCTGCCCGAAGGCTTCGTGGAGGTCCTCAACCCCGCGTTCCCCAACGCCGCGCCCCCCGCACCGGTCGTCCACCGAGGCCGCCGCTACGCGCTGGAGGACCTGTCGCCGTACTTCGGGGAGGGGAAGAAGAAGGAGGCCCGCGCGGCCTTCGACAAGGGCCAGTTCAGCCGGGCGCGTGAGCTGCTCAAGACCGAGGGCGACTCGCCTCCGGTGCGATACCTGCGGGCGCTGGCCGCGCTGCGCTCGGGCGATGAAGAGACCGCCGCGAAGGAGCTGGCCGCGCTGGCGCCCGACTATCCCGCGCTGAAGGACCGGTGCCTCACGCATGCGGGTGTGGCGCTGGAGGGCTTGCGCCGCTTCGACGAATCCGCCGTGTTGCTGGCTCAGGTGCTTCCGGAGTCGCGGCTGTATGTGGATGCCCGGCTGGCGCTGTCGCGGGTGCTGCGCAAGAAGAAGGACGCGGCGGGCGCGATGGCCGCGCTGGAGCCGCTCACCTCGCGCGCCGCGCCCAGTTGGGGACGCAACGTGGGCGCCGAGGCGCTGATGGCCATCGCCGACATCGCCGCGGAGAAGAAGGACCGCACCGCCGAGCGCACCGCGCTGTGGCGACTGTGGGGCTCGCATCCCCTGTCACCCCTCGCGTTGCAGGCGGAGCGGCGGCTCAAGGGGCAGACGCCGCCCGTCGACGCGAAGGTGGCTCGGGGCGAGCAGTTGGTGGAGCTGCACCGCAACAAGCAGGGCCTCACGCAGCTGGAGCCGCTGCTGCCGAAGCTGGTCCTCCCGGAGGCGCTCGCGTGCCGCGCGCACTTCGCCTACGGCAAGGGACTGCGCAAGGAACGCCAGCACACGCGCGCCATCGAGGTCCTGTCCCAGGTGGTGGCGAAGTGCACGGACCGCGACCTGCTGGCGCGGGCACTGTACGTGCTGGGTTCGTCGCGCTCGATTGTCGACTCCTCGCGCGGAACGGACACGTACGAGCGGCTGGCTCGCGAGTTCCCGGACCACAGCTTCGCGGACGACGCGCTGTTCTACGCGGCGGACCTGTATGTGAAGACGGACCGCCCCAAGGAGGCGATGGCTCGGCTGGACGAGCTGGCGCGGCTGTATCCGCAAGGCGACTTCCTGGGCGAGGCGCTCTTCAAGGCGTACTGGATTGCGCGCACCAGCAAGGTGGAGGACGCGGGGCTGTCCTTCCTGGACCGCATCGAGCAGCGCTTCGCGCAAGCGGACGAGAGCTATGACGTGGAGCGCGCGCGCTACTGGCGGGCGCGGACGTACCAGGACCAGGGCAACATCCAGGGCGCGGCGGACCTGTTCGAGAAGATCGCCGTGGACCATCCCGCGACGTACTACGGGTTGATGGCGCGCTCGCAGCTCGGCTCGGTGGACCCGGCGCGGCTGGAGCGAATCACCCCGGACATCTTCGCGGTGCCGGAGGCCGCGAGCCCGTGGCCGCTGTTCGCGGGGCCCATGGGGGAAGACCCTCACTTCCGCGCGGGCATCGAGCTCCTGCGCTTGGGCTTCCCGGAGGCCGTGTCCTCCGAGCTGCTCGCGGTGAGCCGGACGAACCAGCCGGCGGAGGCCATCCGACTGTTGGTGCTCGTGCTGCACGAGGCGGGCGATGAGCGCTCCGCGCACGCGGTGGCACGGCTGGCGCTGCGCAAGGACTTGAGTGGCCGCATCACGAAGGAGACGCGGGTGGTGTGGGAGGTGGCCTATCCCAACGCGTTCCGCGAGCTCATCGAGAAGCACACGTCCACGGCGGGCGTGGAGGCGGACCTGCTCCAGGCGCTGATGCGCGAGGAGAGCGCGCTGGACCCGAAGGCGCTCTCGTGGGCCGGCGCGCTGGGGCTCACCCAGTTGATGCCCTCCACCGCGAAGGGCGTGGCGCGGGAGCTGAAGCTCAAGCGCTTCACGGTGGAGCAGTTGCTCCAGCCGGACCTCAACATCCGCATGGGTGCTCACTATCTCGGAGGATTGCTGAAGCGCTTCGGTGGACACACGCCGTACGCGGTGGGCAGCTACAACGCGGGCCCCGGCGCCGTGAATCGCTGGCGCGCGGACAAGCCCGACCTGCCGCTCGACGCGTGGGTGGAGGAGATTCCCATCTCCGAGACGCGTGGCTACATCAAGCGCGTGTTGCGTTCGTACAACACCTACCAGTTGCTCTACGGCCGGGCGCCCAAGCTGCCGGTCATCAAGTCCGCGTCGCGCTGAAGCATCGCGCGTCCTCTCCATCGACGAGGAGGACGCGCGATGTGGACTCATGTCCGCGGGGCGCTCCTGCTCAGGATGCGCGCCGTACGCGCGCCCGGCGGAGGCCGCGCACCGCCAGGAGGGCGATGAGCCCCAGCAGGACCGGGGCGGAGGAGCCGGGCGCCGCGGAACAGCCCCGCCCACGTTCGCGTCCCTCGGAGGGCCGAGGCTCT is part of the Myxococcus landrumus genome and encodes:
- a CDS encoding ABC-F family ATP-binding cassette domain-containing protein, yielding MSLVIAQDLSLSYGKKVLFDSDSFTLGPKDRVGLVGANGTGKSTLMKILAGVIQPDSGSLTYRRRARWGYLPQEIAGLPEGTVVEAVMSTVPGRDTLESRLKDTEAALAEALDEEDQLELAQSLADLHAELDDFENRFGKHHAERILKGLGFKDADLLKPTSALSGGWRMRAALAGLLLQDPDLLLLDEPTNHLDVPTLTWFDGFLRRSNKAMVLISHDKDFLNRQIDRVVSLELEGVREYAGNYDEYKRLRAEEKVLLQARAEKVEARRAELQSFIDRFGAKATKAKQAQSRAKMIEKLEKVHVLEERSTMKFRFPEVERSGRDVVTLEGITKRYGAQTVYDHLSGRVERGQRIAVVGANGAGKTTLLRMVAGELVPDSGTVTLGHNVVVGYYAQHHADKLDRQNTIIEEVRPLAADKPESYVRGVLGAFLFSGDDVEKPIGVLSGGERARVALAKLLLVPSNFLLMDEPTNHLDLDSAEMLIEALKLYSGTLLFVSHSRSFINGLSTQVWEVADGKLTPHPGNLDDYLYHQEQQRLEAEAAAGGSVAGRGEKASSGPMTEKERKRLEAEARQRRSVVEGPLKKEIARLEERIAKVEAEQKEREGLLADPVLYNDFARAKPLMDAHREGKSTLEDLYAQWEVAQEKLAQATASLN
- a CDS encoding transglycosylase SLT domain-containing protein, producing MKLFFSKLAVVASSVLLSAQAPAPQVPAPEVTASEAPTPHTENAPSEAQLSPPPDAEKAPLPEGFVEVLNPAFPNAAPPAPVVHRGRRYALEDLSPYFGEGKKKEARAAFDKGQFSRARELLKTEGDSPPVRYLRALAALRSGDEETAAKELAALAPDYPALKDRCLTHAGVALEGLRRFDESAVLLAQVLPESRLYVDARLALSRVLRKKKDAAGAMAALEPLTSRAAPSWGRNVGAEALMAIADIAAEKKDRTAERTALWRLWGSHPLSPLALQAERRLKGQTPPVDAKVARGEQLVELHRNKQGLTQLEPLLPKLVLPEALACRAHFAYGKGLRKERQHTRAIEVLSQVVAKCTDRDLLARALYVLGSSRSIVDSSRGTDTYERLAREFPDHSFADDALFYAADLYVKTDRPKEAMARLDELARLYPQGDFLGEALFKAYWIARTSKVEDAGLSFLDRIEQRFAQADESYDVERARYWRARTYQDQGNIQGAADLFEKIAVDHPATYYGLMARSQLGSVDPARLERITPDIFAVPEAASPWPLFAGPMGEDPHFRAGIELLRLGFPEAVSSELLAVSRTNQPAEAIRLLVLVLHEAGDERSAHAVARLALRKDLSGRITKETRVVWEVAYPNAFRELIEKHTSTAGVEADLLQALMREESALDPKALSWAGALGLTQLMPSTAKGVARELKLKRFTVEQLLQPDLNIRMGAHYLGGLLKRFGGHTPYAVGSYNAGPGAVNRWRADKPDLPLDAWVEEIPISETRGYIKRVLRSYNTYQLLYGRAPKLPVIKSASR
- a CDS encoding serine/threonine protein kinase — protein: MAAPCPHCGSTDGVDHLCAGQSLQLIGQVLDGRYKIESVLGQGGMGMVFRATQTSVQRPVAVKTLNPSLAAAPQFFERFRREAEIASRLRHPNIITIFDFGRAPDGTCYYVMELLQGESLKEVVKREGPMSLRRATSLIEQATQGLAHAHTEGCVHRDLKPHNIMVQDLSGRDFVKVLDFGLVKALEAEEEEQLTSTGQVLGTPQYMPPEQAGGESVDQRSDLYSMAGVLYFCLTGSSPFGANTVRKALTASLTQQVPPVNSKRQGAPVPVALDAFFKKALSPEKDDRYQNAQEFIDAMLDTVIDASPEQLDAMPSGGASSGVSERGSGSRHGSRAGRPGGSGSGVRSASRVGAGPGRGSTPSNVQVARSQVGNAGGNTSASRVRAGAAKAAPPPAPLPEEPEGMSTGKKIAFIAVPLVLLGVGGAVVLGSKGDTKAPTTQQVVEVARDNPETKLGTTGHEAQAAAPQTLRVKFNSTPPGAAIFEGEEQIGTTPIELMLPRDKSHQLSFRLANHKSEERSLNFSRVAGDSQTVDVTLEAVRTASPSRPKPPRSGNSGSDITVFE
- a CDS encoding ATP-binding protein, which translates into the protein MDIRTQSALLASIIGLALGVSMLLRPGRPKVLTLYSVFALTVAGYYLSFFFHSLFPADAYPWAYRISLGITILVASLVPGAAVGFFLEFLDVSKGTHLAGRRLAVLSVFLGLAVAVTPLADKVWARVAMGVWVLGSLLASVSLLLHRVRSNESRIEQLRLMYLAIGAGAGIFFSALDFLSSVIPIPTLGPVFTTLYLFFLAQTLLRLRLMDLHELLGKIASQTVLAVILAAVFTVLTAWVGEDAGLFVFNTVVAAFVVLILLDPLRTKVDEMVVRLFFRERFALLDALGTLRARMANVIEISELATLVLDTLHETGRVTHSSVYLLAEDRPGYRLLDSRGPLPVPFLDTAAARGLLFAVASGQKAVLLENVERRGATMRLQSVEGRRYRDELKRLNDTRSALIQMKAGISVPLVGNDRVIGFLNLWDERVPEAYASDEIALILEVAEKLTTVLENSKLYEKIRERDRLAALGEMAAGLAHEIRNPLGAIKGAAQCLDPRQLPGEDGEFLEVIVEEVNRLNGVVTAFLDYARPMKQSFGPTDLNEVVTRTMRLIQNDVPANVSLAVELDLLLPRVDGDAEQLKQVLINLVQNAVQALDTREGRITVRTERPERFGEFRNAGGEVMEVRVSDNGPGIPSDQQPHIFVPFFTTKQKGTGLGLAICQRIVKNHGGSISVQSKAGEGTTFIIRMPTLPPEKPEEGLVVEGTHAAPPAARISQSFPMPDELREPPSSPTDEPKPKRERRRKAG
- a CDS encoding SIR2 family NAD-dependent protein deacylase, which encodes METLLLDSKTWLLVLTGAGVSAESGVPTFRGLNGLWEGQPVESVASPEGFAKDPLRVWRFYSQRRAGAAEVSPNPGHTALVEWERHLGDRFLLATQNVDGLHRRAGSQRVVEMHGNLFTTRCSNVDCKRAPFPDTTVYPDGTVPGCKDCGSLLRPHIVWFGEYLDPADLERIQGFAQRAVSSGGRLVFLAAGTSGVVYPASGMVDQVRAMGGETWLVNLETTESALRFKHFIQGKSGEVLPKLGRLV